The genomic region TTGAGAGACTCCCGAGGAGGGCTTCGATGTCACTTTATATTTAacaataaaattaaagtacAAGTTGAGTTTCGGGAAACTAAAGTAAACGGTGATGGCTATCCTTGATAGGTAGCTATTTTGTAAACAGGATGACTGCAAAACTTTTGTGAACAAGCTTTGCGATAATCACTTGATGCTAAGGTGAGGACCTCTACATTTTGGCCTGGCCGCATGCCAGGTGAAGATGGCATACAATTTTCGTCGCGATTCGGTCCGAGCTTGATAATACTATTGGATCAGGGGTTTAACATGACTCCTCGTTTCTGCTCATCACTCAAATTAATGCATCTTCTTGTGAGAGCTTCTGGTCGAGTATGCACCAGGCGCAGTCCTTGGGCGAGTTAGAGCATACCGATCGTTTTTCTAACAACTCTGATAACTGGGGAAAGTTTTAGCTAAATGCTTGCGCCAGATTTGACTCAGTGTCATGCGACTCTTCGGCTAAGAACCCCCAGCTTGTCATGTAAGTAATGATGGAGCCTTTATAGGGTTGCGTACTCTCATGAGGTTGATCAGTGAAAGGAGGACAAGGAAACTAGATGTTGGGAAGGGGGAAGTGATTTATATGAACTAATAAGACCAGTGTAGCTATCAAGTTCGTAACTATTGTTTTACTTTGGAGAAGAGTACTGAGAATACACTGTGCACTTAAGCTTATTCAATACCTTACTACTAAGGTCAGTATAAGAGGTGGTCACGATACGGGGAATTCGATTTGAAATCCCCACACAGAGCGATTCTAAAGGAGAAAAGACCAAACGTCAACAATAATCAGTACAAAAGGAATACACCCCTGTTAGGTATTGCTAGACCACCTCGAGACAACCTCAATCACATTGCGAACCTGAGGAGGATACAACCTTAGGGAGGATACAACCTTGGGGAGGATACAACCTTGGGGAGGATACAAATGTATCACACCCCTACAGTATACCTTGGTATATGGTGACTGTTGCCGTAAATTGTCTCAGAAagactggagaagaagactcCCTTCGCAGTTTGGATACGGTACCTATTTTATCATGGAGGTGAGATACAGACAGGTCAAAGTCAAGGTGAGTGCCCCCACCTTCACCGTTGACCGAGCCAGGTGAGACCCCACTGACGAAATGCTCCGAATCGCAAAACCCGCCCACGCCTGACCCCAGCTTCATACAGCTACCTCGTCTCGCCCAAATATCTAAATCAACACTGACAAGATGGCGtcaaaaggaaaagaggcaGCGCAAAGGTAAGAGACCAAAGAAACTCAACCTAACCTCTCATGAAACTGAAGACACAAGCTTACCCCCACATAGTAAAGATGCTACGCCAACAAACCCACGGGGCATCCCCTATGCTCCGTTTGTCGACAAGGTCGAGGACTATGTCTCTACTCGTGACGACGTCGAACCCACTCTACGAAGCTTCCAAGAAATGATATCGTGAGTCAAATTTTGTCGAGAAGCTTTAGGACGACACACGCCCTCAAATGCACGCTCTCTTCAGCTTGCGATGTAGACATTGGCGCTGACTCTAGATGGCGGGGTAGCAAATACCAATTCATGGAGATGAACTTACAGAAGCGAATGGGTggcctcaaggagaagatccCGGATATCCAGAAGACTCTTGACTCGGTCAAGTTTTTGAAATTAAGAAAGGTGTGCACGTACAGCGCGTTCTTGGACAAAGCAGGACTGATGCTTGATGtaggatgacgacgaggcgATAGACACGACGTTCGAACTCAACGACACTCTGTACTCGAAGGCGAAGATTCCAGCGACAGAGGAGGTCTACATCTGGCTAGGAGTAACGTCCCCTTATCGCCAAACATGGCAGCAGGAAGCTGACATTCTACAGGCGAATGTGATGCTCTCGTACCCCATAGACGAGGCAGAGACACTATTGAGTTCCAAGCTATCCACGGCAAAGACCAGCTTGTCTAATTGCGAAGAAGACTTGGATTTTCTCCGCGAACAAATTACGGTAGGTTTGAAAGCCTTCGCTACCAGGGTGACCGCCACTGACCATGCCGTAGACAATGGAGGTCGCTATAGCAAGAGTTTACAACTGGGAGGTTGTGCAGAAGCGAAAggacaaggtcgaggaggaggcagagaagaagaaagggaagTCCCAAGGCGAATAATTCAAAAGAAGAGGTCCTTCTGGTATCTGATGTGTCCATGAAATGTTAAACTGCAAAAAGTAGAGTAAAAATGAGAAGAATACCAAACTCTTTGCTAGCAGAGGTTTGTTGTTTTGGTAAACCATGAGAATTAGCAACAGATCTAGCGCACCAAAAGTATCACACGAATTGTTAGGCAGAAGCTTTGCTCCGGAAAAGAATAAAAACACACAAATTCGATAATAACTTTAGAAATCCTGATGTACGGAGGCACAGAAGGCAATGATTTATGAAGTTATgaagctaataataagggaCCAACCTCGTCTTGGTGGAGCACAGGAGCTGAAGTCCTGGGAGCCACCTCGGATTGGCTGTCaacgagatgaagatgggctGCCCGATACACCGATAATCTCGATTGGCGCATGCAAACTGTTCCCGCAGATGCAGTTGGAAATCGAACTTCGCAACTTTGTCGACGCCGCCGCAGATATCACAACTTCCGCACTTGATTGCTACGCTATATATAAACTTCTTAGCTGTGTCATAGGCTTTGAAGAAATGGGCGAGAAATGCTGAGAAGTGCAACCCGGGAGCTGAGGCGAGGGTGGCACTTGTCGCAAAACGTGACAACCCAAACCAAGGTGAATATCAAAAgccgagttttctttcgtTTTTACGATGTAAAGCTTACAATTAACTCTTTCAGTACGCTTCGCACCTAAACTCAGCCCAAGCCCGCCGATATGTATCCTCTTTGGACGCACTCGAGACCGCCATAGTCAACGGCCGTCGTCTCGACGACTATCAAAAGCGCCGCAAGAAAGTGCTGCCAAAGCGCTTGTACGATCCGGAGAATGCTTTTAAGTTCTCAGACTTCAGTCAAGACAATGGGCGCGGGCGAATTGAGCGACGGTTGAGGATGCTCAAAGGCTGGGTAGAGCAAAGTCCTGCAGTTCTACTTCGTAAATTTCTTGCTCTGGAACAACCGTCTCGAGAAACGCTTTTAGAAATTGCCGCCATCCGAACTGTGCGTCTTCCGGTTGTCGTGATTCAAATGCACCTTCGACAGCAGGTGGAAGCCGACCCCGAAAACAACCGAGATCTTGCCCAAGCGCTGCCAACCAATTCGGAATGGGAAGCCCTGATGAACACCCTTGAATACAGCGGAAATACAGAGGAGCGACTGAACGATTACATGAGTATACTTTTCGCCAAAACCGACGAAGACCGATGCCGACTATTCTTGGCAGATATGTCTCCGAAACCCGTCTTCATGCTGAACTATCTGCTAAGATTGGGATCGGGCATTAGCAAAATCTCGACTTTGGACCAACTTTTGGAGTATGTTCAAGAACGGTTACGCGCTACGACCGAGAAGGCTCGCAAGATCTCCTGGGGTAGAGGACGTGCAAGCAGTGAAATGGAAAGATTCACGACAGAAGAtt from Fusarium fujikuroi IMI 58289 draft genome, chromosome FFUJ_chr04 harbors:
- a CDS encoding related to prefoldin subunit 3; the encoded protein is MASKGKEAAQSKDATPTNPRGIPYAPFVDKVEDYVSTRDDVEPTLRSFQEMISKYQFMEMNLQKRMGGLKEKIPDIQKTLDSVKFLKLRKDDDEAIDTTFELNDTLYSKAKIPATEEVYIWLGVTSPYRQTWQQEADILQANVMLSYPIDEAETLLSSKLSTAKTSLSNCEEDLDFLREQITTMEVAIARVYNWEVVQKRKDKVEEEAEKKKGKSQGE